One stretch of Rhinatrema bivittatum chromosome 8, aRhiBiv1.1, whole genome shotgun sequence DNA includes these proteins:
- the LOC115097151 gene encoding uncharacterized protein LOC115097151 isoform X1 — protein sequence MATTQFAMAFAPSALMPDQAQALAKRARRKPSKLQENFAATPEVEKRKTKTQRNKKRKSASTRQPRSISHLGCYVPEQPPPRGMTPAAPTPAALPRENFGNVTERQLRQLMDQTWSAAAIHGTDRVKAMLDALTHTTSPSPGSVPIGPQHGAAGSSNSSAGNTQPPACQQTAHGQHGQPQEGQNCEYPDLNRGQGNVQVPPTQPSYPPPRNGSEVWLGPQSAPTDNFAAMKAIFDNWHGQGNANTSPTQETGQSGRPMGDILLVTPTPAPATAVGTPTTATAVGTTVGQLGTNGHNTTGSSATNGNNAAQYTCTVGSLTAHVSEALKEKIWRSEYVDIFELLRKEGEGSDPKCHEACKLSAREKPCIAKTLANWSAGFRILSSIIGQKFPEKCCSLIAYQDVICGAYRTYGGTAWLEYGAGGCPWLRWQCIPAEYMVNSSPTYFYGKISISARSALSSRAKVGASH from the coding sequence ATGGCTACCACTCAGTTTGCTATGGCTTTTGCCCCGTCCGCACTTATGCCGGACCAGGCTCAGGCTCTAGCCAAGCGAGCACGTCGGAAGCCaagcaaattgcaggaaaactttgCGGCAACGCCAGAAGTCGAAAAACGTAAGACCAAGACACAGAGGAATAAGAAGAGGAAATCCGCAAGCACACGACAACCGCGTAGCATCAGCCATTTGGGCTGCTATGTGCCGGAGCAGCCCCCTCCACGGGGCATGACCCCTGCAGCACCGACCCCTGCAGCACTGCCACGAGAGAACTTCGGCAATGTTACCGAACGACAGCTGCGTCAGCTCATGGACCAAACCTGGTCAGCGGCTGCTATCCATGGCACGGACAGGGTGAAGGCAATGCTGGATGCCTTAACGCATACCACTAGCCCATCCCCTGGCTCAGTGCCCATCGGTCCACAGCACGGTGCAGCGGGCAGCTCCAACAGTTCAGCAGGCAACACCCAGCCACCAGCATGTCAACAGACAGCTCATGGACAACACGGGCAACCGCAAGAAGGACAGAACTGTGAGTACCCTGATTTAAACCGGGGCCAGGGTAATGTGCAGGTACCCCCAACACAGCCCAGTtacccaccaccaaggaatggcAGCGAAGTGTGGCTGGGGCCACAAAGCGCTCCTACTGACAATTTCGCTGCTATGAAAGCTATTTTCGATAACTGGCATGGGCAGGGTAATGCTAACACTAGCCCAACACAGGAAACAGGGCAGTCAGGACGACCCATGGGGGATATTTTACTTGTGACACCAACCCCAGCCCCAGCTACAGCTGTTGGAACACCAACCACAGCTACAGCGGTTGGAACAACGGTGGGTCAGCTGGGGACCAATGGGCACAATACCACTGGTAGCTCAGCCACGAATGGCAATAACGCTGCACAATACACATGTACAGTGGGCTCACTAACCGCGCATGTGTCAGAGgcgttaaaagagaaaatatggcgcagcgaatatgtagatatattcgagctgctcaggaaagaaggggagggttcCGATCCCAAATGCCACGAAGCGTGCAAACTCTCAGCTAGGGAGAAACCCTGCATCGCTAAAACGCTAGCTAATTGGTCAGCAGGATTCAGAATTCTGTCATCCATCATAGGTCaaaaatttcctgaaaaatgttgctcctTAATTGCTTACCAGGACGTCATTTGTGGTGCTTATCGCACGTATGGCGGTACGGCTTGGTTGGAGTATGGTGCAGGAGGTTGTCCCTGGCTTCGCTGGCAATGCATACCAGCCGAGTACATGGTTAACTCCTCGCCAACATACTTTTACGGGAAGATTTCCATTTCGGCAAGGTCAGCCCTTTCGTCAAGGGCAAAGGTGGGGGCAAGCCACTAG
- the LOC115097151 gene encoding uncharacterized protein LOC115097151 isoform X2, which translates to MGPETATEAKNLLSARNNEEVIALKIKKESDMGRLEGPFKDKPLPHFRISPLGVVHKKEPGEFRMIHHLSFPEGGSVNDYLDPEACSVAYASFDQALDMVRHWGQGAWLAKADIESAFRLLPIHPSCFHLLGFQFQGKYYFDKCLPMGCSISCAYFERFSTFVQWAVEQDIGKGKIIYYLDDFLFTGHRDTQACAQALEAFTRKTDELGIPLAKHKSEGPSQKLSFLGHLNFACKIMPMGRPFMRRLSQATAGIRRSHHFIRITKELREDLIVWKTFLGEYNGRTVWRDPIMTNRELQLYTDAAGSAGFGAYLAGKWCAERWPVQWEAMGLLRDITFLELFPIVATIHMWKACFHNRRVVFWSDNMAVVQAKNSLTAHSPRVIRLLRDLVLLCLRINLVFKAKYVPGEANGIADALSRCQWSRFRFLAPEAEHHPYHVPPRIWELGCPESPPY; encoded by the exons ATGGGGCCAGAAACCGCCACAGAGGCTAAGAATCTCTTATCTGCGAGGAATAATGAAGAGGTCATTGCACTAAAGATCAAAAAAGAAAGCGACATGGGTAGGTTGGAAGGCCCATTCAAGGACAAACCTCTACCTCATTTTAGGATTTCCCCTCTGGGGGTGGTTCACAAAAAAGAGCCAGGGGAATTCCGAATGATTCACCATTTATCCTTCCCAGAGGGTGGGTCAGTGAATGATTACTTGGACCCCGAAGCATGCTCGGTTGCCTACGCCTCATTTGACCAGGCATTAGACATGGTGAGGCATTGGGGGCAAGGGGCATGGTTGGCAAAAGCCGACATTGAATCAGCCTTCCGCTTGCTTCCAATACATCCAAGCTGCTTCCATCTGTTGGGGTTTCAATTCCAAGGTAAATATTACTTCGATAAATGCCTCCCGATGGGCTGCTCTATATCTTGCGCCTACTTTGAGAGGtttagcacatttgtgcaatgggCTGTAGAGCAGGACATCGGGAAAGGGAAAATCATAtactatttggatgattttctgtttacCGGCCATAGGGACACACAGGCCTGTGCGCAAGCCCTCGAAGCATTCACCCGGAAAACTGACGAATTAGGCATTCCGCTAGCTAAGCACAAATCAGAAGGACCGTCACAAAAATTGTCATTTCTCG GTCACCTCAATTTCGCTTGCAAGATCATGCCCATGGGTCGCCCCTTCATGAGAAGATTGTCCCAAGCCACAGCAGGTATTCGCAGGAGCCATCATTTCATTAGAATCACCAAGGAGCTCAGGGAGGACCTCATAGTATGGAAGACATTCCTAGGGGAATATAATGGGCGGACAGTTTGGAGGGACCCGATCATGACCAATAGGGAGCTGCAGCTCTACACCGACGCAGCGGGGAGCGCTGGATTCGGGGCCTATCTGGCTGGGAAATGGTGCGCGGAACGATGGCCAGTACAGTGGGAAGCCATGGGTTTACTCAGAGACATCACTTTTCTCGAATTGTTCCCCATTGTTGCAACAATACACATGTGGAAAGCATGTTTCCACAACAGAAGAGTGGTTTTTTGGTCAGACAACATGGCGGTTGTACAGGCGAAAAATTCTCTCACCGCTCACTCCCCTAGGGTCATTAGGCTATTGCGGGATTTAGTACTGCTCTGCCTGCGCATTAACCTGGTCTTTAAGGCTAAGTACGTTCCGGGGGAAGCTAACGGCATCGCTGATGCATTGTCTCGTTGTCAGTGGTCTCGTTTCAGATTCCTGGCCCCGGAAGCAGAGCATCACCCTTATCACGTCCCTCCGCGGATTTGGGAATTAGGGTGCCCGGAATCGCCTCCATATTGA